Proteins from a genomic interval of Inquilinus sp. Marseille-Q2685:
- a CDS encoding GH116 family glycosyl hydrolase, with product MVAAELDRPAAPLSPLASGLLRAETSVHLPFMAPRLQGDLLPDGRLSLSIWGAGHLATLSLGALPGPVIYGPNRAEGAGWSLHVAQSAPALLLRGVPDAARVTPAPRCAWWHRDAGRPGTVRREDGRRIVDLPWGCVVLQPRGGDLVVAAGADRAEAEAALALPAAAIMAEAEAHIRAADRLPTADPVLRSMVQQGAHAALSSIRRDPAGRFAGLAAGQAYSAPARTYYRDGYWTVQPLLALAPEAVRDEIDMLAAGIQPDGEAPSAVILSGPQQSAAWEVFRRTDPFISKEHLRPGDWWSDHFDSPLVFILMIADYVRATGDAGPAERHWPMIRTIYTRYRGFDAAGDGLPVKPNHERDWADNVYRQGLVAYDLGLWVGALDAIAGLGHDRDPNLAAEAAEIAARAREAIDRRLWLADRGWYAEYRNDDGFTEDHLAIDSLTLLRADALPPDRAEATLKAMQRRLYSGANADQPYGDWGVLCAFPPYKRRRDTRGKSAFAFRYHNGSDWPYWDGVLARELLRRGLPGWRYPLLRWWESCLENGWLGAVEYFSPPFGRGSLLQGWSGVPAGVALEFASQVLAGQAGTHQRP from the coding sequence ATGGTCGCCGCTGAGCTCGACCGTCCGGCCGCCCCGCTCTCGCCGCTCGCCAGCGGCCTGCTGCGGGCCGAAACGTCAGTGCATCTGCCCTTCATGGCACCGCGGCTGCAGGGCGACCTGCTGCCCGACGGTCGGCTCAGCCTCTCGATCTGGGGCGCCGGCCATCTCGCCACGCTGTCGCTCGGCGCGCTGCCCGGGCCGGTGATCTACGGTCCGAACCGGGCGGAGGGGGCCGGCTGGTCGCTGCATGTGGCGCAGAGCGCGCCGGCGCTGCTGCTGCGCGGCGTGCCCGACGCGGCACGGGTGACGCCGGCGCCGCGCTGCGCCTGGTGGCACCGCGATGCCGGCCGGCCGGGGACGGTCCGGCGCGAGGACGGGCGCCGCATCGTCGACCTGCCCTGGGGCTGCGTGGTGCTGCAGCCGCGCGGCGGCGACCTGGTCGTCGCCGCCGGCGCCGACCGGGCGGAGGCCGAGGCGGCGCTGGCGCTGCCGGCCGCGGCGATCATGGCCGAGGCCGAGGCCCATATCCGCGCCGCCGACCGCCTGCCGACGGCCGATCCGGTGCTGCGCAGCATGGTGCAGCAGGGGGCGCATGCGGCGCTGTCCAGCATCCGCCGCGACCCGGCCGGGCGCTTCGCCGGCCTCGCCGCCGGCCAGGCCTATTCCGCCCCGGCCCGGACCTATTACCGCGACGGCTACTGGACGGTGCAGCCGCTGCTGGCCCTGGCGCCGGAGGCGGTGCGGGACGAGATCGACATGCTCGCGGCCGGGATCCAGCCCGACGGGGAGGCTCCGAGCGCCGTGATCCTGTCCGGCCCGCAGCAATCGGCGGCCTGGGAGGTGTTCCGGCGCACCGACCCCTTCATCTCGAAGGAGCATCTGCGGCCGGGCGACTGGTGGAGCGACCATTTCGACAGCCCGCTGGTCTTCATCCTGATGATCGCCGACTATGTCCGCGCCACCGGCGACGCCGGCCCGGCGGAGCGGCACTGGCCGATGATCCGTACGATCTATACCCGTTATCGCGGCTTCGACGCGGCCGGCGACGGGCTGCCGGTGAAGCCGAACCACGAGCGCGACTGGGCCGACAACGTCTACCGCCAGGGGCTGGTCGCCTATGACCTCGGCCTGTGGGTCGGCGCGCTCGACGCCATCGCCGGGCTGGGCCACGACCGGGACCCGAATCTCGCCGCCGAGGCGGCGGAGATCGCAGCCCGGGCGCGCGAGGCGATCGACCGACGGCTGTGGCTGGCGGACCGCGGCTGGTACGCCGAATACCGCAACGACGACGGCTTCACCGAGGACCACCTCGCCATCGACAGCCTGACCCTGCTGCGCGCCGACGCGCTGCCGCCGGACCGGGCCGAGGCGACGCTGAAGGCGATGCAGCGCCGGCTGTACAGCGGCGCCAATGCCGACCAGCCCTATGGCGATTGGGGCGTGCTCTGCGCCTTCCCGCCCTACAAGCGGCGGCGCGACACCCGGGGCAAATCGGCCTTCGCCTTCCGCTACCACAACGGCTCCGACTGGCCCTACTGGGACGGCGTGCTGGCGCGCGAGCTGCTGCGCCGCGGCCTGCCGGGCTGGCGCTACCCGCTGCTGCGCTGGTGGGAGAGCTGCCTGGAGAACGGCTGGCTCGGCGCCGTCGAATATTTCAGCCCGCCCTTCGGCCGCGGCTCGCTGCTGCAGGGCTGGAGCGGCGTTCCCGCCGGGGTGGCGCTGGAATTCGCATCGCAGGTCCTCGCCGGGCAGGCGGGGACTCACCAAAGGCCGTGA
- a CDS encoding ABC transporter substrate-binding protein — MTLARPIRTALLAGAALAALAGPAMAAELTVMWTTNSDKEEQVLRGLLAEYTAQHPDTTFKLQLVPYDGYDQKLAQGAASGTAPDLAKTTSMRPVIRPFLTDLAPDFGKDYLDQFVKAWATGAQLGDQIIAAPLDVTATGIFLNADAFRKAGVAIPDPAKGWTWDEFLAATKTVSEKAGVRYPLVWDVSASRWITYLYHNGQHVFSEAPPYKVVLDKARGAQILDDFVKITETHMPPGLWKGSSAENPKQLFLHGQAVAWMSGSWQISSLVSDAGFDWQAGPTPHGEVASSVVGGDYIIAFNTGEHVEEALEVLRWFSTPEVQAKWAAPLMMIPASLKTGPIDYGDAKASAALAALQKELADSPLYAGTDQGNPAMQYVWDPIKQAVIQRVAGQITSAQAMDMIAKAAEDSLKAEQ, encoded by the coding sequence ATGACGCTCGCACGACCCATCCGCACCGCGCTCCTGGCCGGCGCCGCGCTGGCGGCCCTGGCCGGCCCCGCCATGGCGGCGGAGCTGACGGTGATGTGGACCACCAACAGCGACAAGGAGGAGCAGGTGCTGCGCGGGCTTCTGGCCGAATACACGGCCCAGCACCCCGACACCACCTTCAAGCTGCAGCTCGTCCCCTATGACGGCTACGACCAGAAGCTGGCCCAGGGCGCGGCCTCCGGCACCGCGCCGGACCTCGCCAAGACCACCAGCATGCGGCCGGTGATCCGGCCCTTCCTGACCGACCTGGCCCCGGATTTCGGCAAGGACTATCTCGACCAGTTCGTGAAGGCCTGGGCCACCGGCGCACAGCTGGGCGACCAGATCATCGCCGCGCCGCTCGACGTCACCGCGACCGGCATCTTCCTCAACGCCGACGCCTTCCGGAAGGCCGGGGTGGCGATCCCCGACCCGGCCAAAGGCTGGACCTGGGACGAGTTCCTGGCCGCGACCAAGACGGTGTCGGAGAAGGCGGGAGTGCGCTACCCGCTGGTCTGGGACGTCTCGGCCAGTCGCTGGATCACCTATCTCTACCACAACGGCCAGCACGTCTTCAGCGAGGCGCCGCCCTACAAGGTGGTGCTGGACAAGGCGCGCGGCGCCCAGATCCTCGACGACTTCGTCAAGATCACCGAGACCCACATGCCGCCCGGGCTGTGGAAGGGCTCCAGCGCCGAGAACCCGAAGCAGCTGTTCCTGCACGGCCAGGCCGTCGCCTGGATGTCGGGCAGCTGGCAGATCAGCAGCCTGGTCTCGGACGCCGGTTTCGACTGGCAGGCCGGGCCGACGCCGCATGGCGAGGTGGCCTCCAGCGTGGTCGGCGGCGACTACATCATTGCCTTCAACACCGGCGAGCATGTCGAGGAGGCGCTCGAGGTGCTGCGCTGGTTCTCGACCCCGGAGGTGCAGGCCAAATGGGCGGCGCCGCTGATGATGATCCCGGCCAGCCTGAAGACCGGCCCGATCGACTACGGCGACGCCAAGGCCAGCGCCGCGCTGGCGGCGCTGCAGAAGGAGCTGGCGGACAGCCCGCTCTATGCCGGCACCGACCAGGGCAACCCGGCGATGCAGTATGTCTGGGACCCGATCAAGCAGGCGGTGATCCAGCGCGTCGCCGGCCAGATCACCTCGGCCCAGGCAATGGACATGATCGCCAAGGCGGCCGAGGATTCGCTGAAGGCGGAGCAGTGA
- a CDS encoding carbohydrate ABC transporter permease, whose amino-acid sequence MTSAADTAGRGEARPDRSGAAGRGLGARLFPYALVAPTLLLLAVFTLFPLVQGFWTSFFKRGLVVAPRAPATHPVFVGLDNYLALASDPEFTGTLIKTVGFVCVAVPLVIAVSLALALLLARPFRGVGAIRAVVFFPYMTSLLIVGIVWKWLLGYNSGLINFMLDLAGIAPVPWLENELLAQAALVFVWVWANAGFYMMIFIAGLMMIPGDYYEAAAIDAASPWRMFRRITLPLLRPTMLIALVLASVEAFKVYEVVVSLTHGGPGRATVYLIQAIYETGFTKPASAGFAAAQSMALFAILMALTVLQLRMAKER is encoded by the coding sequence GTGACCAGCGCGGCAGACACGGCGGGTCGGGGCGAGGCGCGGCCCGACCGGTCCGGCGCGGCGGGCCGCGGGCTGGGGGCGCGGCTGTTCCCCTATGCGCTGGTGGCGCCGACCCTGCTGCTGCTCGCCGTCTTCACCCTGTTCCCGCTGGTCCAGGGCTTCTGGACCTCCTTCTTCAAGCGCGGGCTGGTGGTGGCGCCGCGCGCCCCGGCCACCCATCCGGTCTTCGTCGGGCTCGACAACTACCTTGCGCTGGCGAGCGACCCCGAATTCACCGGCACGCTGATCAAGACCGTCGGCTTCGTCTGCGTGGCGGTGCCACTGGTGATCGCGGTGTCGCTGGCCCTCGCCCTGCTGCTGGCCCGACCGTTCCGCGGCGTCGGCGCCATCCGCGCCGTGGTGTTCTTCCCCTACATGACCAGCCTGCTGATCGTCGGCATCGTCTGGAAATGGCTGCTCGGCTACAACTCCGGCCTGATCAACTTCATGCTCGACCTCGCCGGCATCGCCCCGGTGCCGTGGCTGGAGAACGAGCTGTTGGCCCAGGCGGCGCTGGTCTTCGTCTGGGTCTGGGCCAATGCCGGCTTCTACATGATGATCTTCATCGCCGGGCTGATGATGATCCCCGGCGACTATTACGAGGCCGCGGCGATCGACGCCGCGTCGCCCTGGCGGATGTTCCGCCGCATCACCCTGCCGCTCTTGCGCCCGACCATGCTGATCGCCCTGGTCCTGGCCTCGGTCGAGGCGTTCAAGGTCTATGAGGTCGTGGTGTCGCTGACCCATGGCGGTCCCGGCCGGGCGACGGTCTACCTGATCCAGGCGATCTACGAGACCGGCTTCACCAAGCCGGCTTCGGCCGGCTTCGCCGCCGCCCAGTCGATGGCGCTGTTCGCCATCCTGATGGCGCTGACGGTCCTGCAGCTGCGCATGGCGAAGGAGCGGTGA